A stretch of the Streptomyces venezuelae genome encodes the following:
- a CDS encoding VOC family protein has product MTSIKQFQVTFDCAEPERVARFWCEVLGYVVPPPPKGFDSWDAFDRSLPPEHQGSAFACVDPSGVGPRLFFQRVPEGKVVKNRVHLDVRAGTGLVGEERFAALDAERARLEELGAVCVLVQRADGINESCITMQDIEGNEFCLD; this is encoded by the coding sequence ATGACATCGATCAAGCAGTTCCAGGTCACCTTCGACTGCGCCGAACCCGAGCGCGTCGCCCGCTTCTGGTGTGAGGTGCTGGGGTACGTCGTACCGCCGCCGCCGAAGGGGTTCGACTCCTGGGACGCCTTCGACCGCTCGCTGCCGCCCGAGCACCAGGGTTCGGCGTTCGCCTGCGTCGACCCCTCGGGCGTCGGCCCGCGGCTGTTCTTCCAGCGCGTTCCCGAAGGGAAGGTCGTCAAGAACCGGGTGCATCTCGACGTGCGGGCCGGCACCGGGCTCGTGGGGGAAGAGCGCTTCGCCGCACTCGACGCAGAGCGCGCACGGCTGGAGGAGCTCGGCGCCGTATGCGTACTGGTGCAGCGCGCCGACGGCATCAACGAGTCCTGCATCACGATGCAGGACATCGAGGGCAACGAGTTCTGCCTCGACTGA